TAAGTGCTATCCTCTTGGTATTTGGCTTTGTATTAGCGATCAGTGTTTTGGGCTTCCCTCTGGGTTGTTTGATTTTCCTATGGGCTTTCACCTATCTGGGAGGATGGAGGAAGACGATTTACCTTCTATTTATTACGGTACTTGGGACCCTTTTTATTGCATTCCTTTTCGTCAAATGGGTTTATATTCCTCTGCCTAAAGGGAGATTCTTTTTCGATGATCTCACTATCGCGATTTACAAGATTCTGGGAATATTCTGATGCAATGGTAATCAAAGACTCTGAAGAAGGAATAGAATCAATGGTTTCAAGGGGTGAGTGTTATGGGTGATGTTGCTACATATCTTTTCAACGGCTTGATTGCTTCACTCCACCCGCTGAACATCCTGATGATATTCTTTGGATTAGCAATCGGCATGGTGGCAGGGGTTCTTCCAGGGATTACTATGGTCAATGCAATTGTTCTTGTCCTTCCCTTTACTTATTTTATGGACATTACTCCAGCCCTCCTGCTTATGATAGGGATTTATTGCGGTGGCTGCTATGCTGGGACAATTACAGGGATACTCTTTAACATTCCAGGAGATCCAATGAATGTCCCGCAGACATGGGAGGGATATGCCCTGAAGAAAAAGGGGTTAGGTTCTATTGCTCTGGGGGTGGCTATCACCACTTCAGCAATCGGCGGTCTGGCGAGCGGATTAATTATGACTTTCGCCTCTCCACCCTTTATTAAAATCGCACTTCAGTTCTCATCGGTAGAATACTTTGCCATTGTCTTCTTCGGGCTCACCAGTGTAGTAGCACTGGCCACCACCTCGGTGCTGGGTGCATTTATTTCAATGTTAATCGGGATGTTTCTTGCCACAGTGGGCGTAGATCCCCATTACGGGACATTTCGTTTTAGTTTTGGGACAGAGCTGCTGGAAACCGGGATTGATTTTATCATCGTGATGATCGGTCTTTTTGCCATCGGGGAAATCTTAGATATGCTCGAGACAGAAAGTTGTAAAGATATTACCAAGGAGACAACCGAGAAGGAGACAACCGAGAAGGTCAAAGTAAAAACCAATATGCCCAGACCCAAGGACCTCTGGCATCTAAGGGGTAGCATCAGCAGAGGGTTAGGGATGGGCACCATCATCGGGATGATTTCAGGTGCAGGGGCAGCTATTGCGGCATTTGTCACTTATGGGGTTGAACGCCAGGTTAGAAAGGCTCGTGAGAAATTTGGTTCAGGTAGCATGGCCGGGCTCGCCGCTCCAGAGACAGCGGCGAACGCCTCTACCGGAGGAGCGATGATGGCATTGCTGAGTTTGGGGATTCCCGGAAGTGCGGCTGCTGCTGTGATGTTGGGGGCTTTTAAGCTTAAAGGAATAAATCCTGGTCCCCTTCTTTTCGCTGAGAACCCTCACTTTGTATACACTATTTTTGTGGGATTTCTCCTGACCAACTTCATCATGATTTTCATGGGCATCGGAGCCGCCAAGGTTTTTGCTCAACTCCTCCGTGTGCCGTATGCCATCATGGCTTCTTTTATCGTAGTTTTCTGTTCCATCGGCGCCTTCGCTCTACGAAATGATGTGATGGACATATGGCTCGCTATGATTTTTGGGATTGTTGGCTATTTAATGAGGCGTATGAAGTTGCCAGTTGCCCCCATGGTTTTAGGTCTCATCTTAGGCCCCCTTGCAGAGGATTATTTTAGAGTTTCTATGACCATGCATCAAAACAACCTGTTGGTCTTCTTTACCCGACCCATCAGCGCAGTGTTCATGGTAATTTCCTTTGCCGATCTGCTCTATCCTTTACTTAAAGGTAAATTTCGCAGGCAAAAATCATAACCACCTATAAAATTAAAATACATACTTTGTATAAATGTTATAACGCATACCATTTTTACTTTTGGTTACGAGCCATTTAATAGCCTGGTGCTTCCTTTTCAGGCTTCTTTGCTGGTTCGGCTGGTTTTGCTGGCTCTTCCTCCTTCACAGGTGGTGGCGCTGGTTTTTCTTCTTTCTTTGGAGCACACCCGATGGAAAGGCTAAATGCTACT
The Nitrospirota bacterium DNA segment above includes these coding regions:
- a CDS encoding tripartite tricarboxylate transporter permease, translated to MGDVATYLFNGLIASLHPLNILMIFFGLAIGMVAGVLPGITMVNAIVLVLPFTYFMDITPALLLMIGIYCGGCYAGTITGILFNIPGDPMNVPQTWEGYALKKKGLGSIALGVAITTSAIGGLASGLIMTFASPPFIKIALQFSSVEYFAIVFFGLTSVVALATTSVLGAFISMLIGMFLATVGVDPHYGTFRFSFGTELLETGIDFIIVMIGLFAIGEILDMLETESCKDITKETTEKETTEKVKVKTNMPRPKDLWHLRGSISRGLGMGTIIGMISGAGAAIAAFVTYGVERQVRKAREKFGSGSMAGLAAPETAANASTGGAMMALLSLGIPGSAAAAVMLGAFKLKGINPGPLLFAENPHFVYTIFVGFLLTNFIMIFMGIGAAKVFAQLLRVPYAIMASFIVVFCSIGAFALRNDVMDIWLAMIFGIVGYLMRRMKLPVAPMVLGLILGPLAEDYFRVSMTMHQNNLLVFFTRPISAVFMVISFADLLYPLLKGKFRRQKS